One region of Eupeodes corollae chromosome 1, idEupCoro1.1, whole genome shotgun sequence genomic DNA includes:
- the LOC129939649 gene encoding organic cation transporter protein-like codes for MSESGIEMAMSRKEREEKEKADYEARITDPVAGSIGDLGPWQIWICIVIFMMKFPVGWHQLATVFLAPPVSFECAVPNNLTDKCSEECTELAYDRSVFKETIVTEWNLVCGKRYLASFVQTLFMFGILVGNIIFGIWSDRVGRRPPLVFSVLMQLVCGVLDAFVPWFWVFCTFRFLLGVATGGSMMTSFVLVMEITGTKKREIMSILYQIPFNLGHMTLPVFAYFLRDWRWYQFAMSIISVIFISYYWLIPESPRWLMSAGHLDKATKVLEKAAITNNLPIHNIRSDLEEWSRRKTIKKEVKKGTFLDLFRYPNLRVKTICITVNWFVCGLTYFGVSQYVGELSGDIFTNVAIAGTLGIPGTLISVLTGKYWGRKISLMVSNTLAGCSMLAIAFLPESSAFLKVALASIGVFGMAVSFPIVYLYGGEMFPTVVRNAGMGFASMLARIGSMSAPFVSQTATIAHWIPPVIFGVVPLIGAVLVMFLPETKGAPLPETIEDGENFGKTKKSKSESEISKN; via the exons ATGTCTGAATCAGGTATCGAGATGGCTATGTCAAGAAAGGAAAGGGAAGAGAAAG AAAAAGCCGACTATGAAGCCCGCATCACCGATCCAGTTGCTGGATCAATTGGAGACCTTGGACCATGGCAAATCTGGATATGCATTGTTATATTTATGATGAAATTTCCAGTGGGTTGGCATCAGCTAGCCACAGTTTTTCTTGCTCCTCCAGTTAGTTTTGAATGCGCAGTTCCAAATAATCTGACAGACAAGTGTTCCGAAGAGTGCACCGAACTAGCTTACGATCGGAGTGTGTTCAAAGAGACCATTGTTACAGAATGGAACTTGGTGTGTGGCAAACGATATCTGGCTAGTTTCGTGCAGACGCTTTTTATGTTTGGAATCTTAGTTGGAAACATCATTTTTGGAATATGGTCAGACAG aGTTGGAAGACGACCGCCATTGGTATTTTCGGTTCTCATGCAGTTGGTGTGTGGAGTTCTTGACGCTTTTGTTCCGTGGTTCTGGGTATTTTGTACCTTCCGATTCTTATTGGGTGTTGCAACTGGAGGAAGTATGATGACTAG CTTTGTTCTCGTCATGGAAATCACTGGCACCAAGAAGCGTGAAATTATGTCCATTTTGTATCAGATTCCCTTCAACTTGGGCCACATGACTCTCCCGGTGTTTGCCTACTTCCTTCGAGACTGGAGATGGTATCAGTTTGCGATGTCAATCATCTCAGTTATATTCATCTCGTACTACTGGCTCATTCCGGAATCACCTCGGTGGCTAATGTCAGCCGGTCATCTTGATAAGGCAACAAAAGTCCTCGAAAAAGCTGCAATTACTAACAATCTTCCGATCCACAATATTCGCAGTGACCTTGAAGAATGGTCGCGTCGGAAGACAATCAAGAAAGAAGTCAAGAAAGGAACTTTCCTCGATCTGTTCCGCTATCCTAATCTACGTGTAAAGACCATTTGCATTACAGTCAACTGGTTTGTTTGTGGTTTGACATACTTTGGGGTGTCACAGTATGTTGGCGAACTAAGTGGTGATATCTTCACGAACGTTGCAATTGCTGGAACTCTCGGCATTCCCGGGACATTGATTTCGGTTCTCACTGGCAAATATTGGGGTCGCAAGATTTCTCTAATGGTGTCGAACACTCTGGCAGGATGTTCCATGTTGGCAATCGCATTTCTTCCCGAGTCAAGTGCCTTCCTTAAAGTCGCTTTAGCTTCAATTGGAGTATTTGGCATGGCTGTTTCATTCCCGATTGTCTATCTCTATGGGGGTGAGATGTTTCCAACAGTAGTGCGCAATGCAGGGATGGGCTTTGCATCGATGTTGGCCCGAATTGGATCAATGTCGGCTCCATTTGTATCACAAACTGCAACTATTGCTCACTGGATACCTCCGGTTATCTTTGGCGTGGTTCCACTTATAGGAGCTGTTTTGGTGATGTTTTTGCCAGAAACAAAAGGAGCCCCACTGCCAGAAACAATCGAAGATGGAGAGAATTTCGGAAAGACAAAAAAGAGCAAATCTGAAagcgaaatttcaaaaaactag